The DNA region TTTCGATCAAATTATAATCATTCTAAGTAAGAAAGTGTAACTCTACTAAATTATTAATACGAAATTTTATGATATTATCTATTGGGGGAGTTAGATTACAACTTGGGATGAAGCCTTCCAAAATCACCGTAATTACTATTTCACAATATTGAGAGACACTAGAGAAACCGTTTCAGTCAAGGCTGATAAATATATTGATTATGCGAAATATATGCTTTCTAGAATGCCAAGTTTAGAGAATAAGACCTTAGAAGAAATTGATAGTGATATTTGGATCCAAGCATTAAGAGACTATAAAAGATCAAATCGTCGTCATAGGACTTGGGATGATTTACTCAATTACAGGGGATATCAAGTGCTGAGGTCAGTCTTAGTACTTAATAAGAATAATTATACCTGTGTCTATTGCAGGCGAGCTTCAAGTTCTGGATTACCAATGTATGTGGATCATAAAGAGGCGAAAGTACTGGGAGGGGGAGAAGAGTTAGAGAATCTCCAATGCACTTGCATGCAATGTAACCAGGCTTAATTTATATATCCAGAATATCAATTCTTAGAATATATAAATAATTTTAAATAAAACCATTCAATAAAATTGATCCCCTAGTATCAATATCTATTATTATGGGTTCCTCAAGATTCCTCCACCAGATTCGGATATTCCGTTAATGATTGTCTCAAGGGATTGAATGTCACACTTCTACCAAGAAAATGGAGTTGAGATCTCTCTTTACTTTAATGATTGCCATTCTGTACCTTTGAAGGCAGTGATTATCATCTCAATAATCATTATAATCATGTTCATCATGATATTCTTAATCGATATGGAATCGAATCGAACTTCTATCGATGTCTATTAGGCCATCTTTCTCAAGCTCATATGAGATCTTTCTGATAGTCCGATCTTCGATTCCAATGTCTTTTGAGATCTCTGGAATGTTTCCGATGCCCTCTCTGACTTTATCAAGAATCAGCGCTCTTATCATTAGCTTCTCAGCAACTAACCTGACCCTTCTCTTCCAAGGAATCCTTATTTCAAATTCTTCCTCCATCTCATCAAGTTTGACTAAAAGGAAGGATTCCCATATCCTTTCTTGATCATTAATCAAGTTGTTCTGCTCAGCGCATTCTTGAAGAATAAGAGACTCGTCCAATCCTTTTCGAAACAGGATCAGCATATCCTCAAGGTCCCGATTTCGCTCTGTGACGCTCTTCAGCAGGAATATGTCTTCCCTGGAGCAGAGCATTAGGACTAGATTCCCGAAAGTCTGATAACAATCCGACCTGGAGATCATTCCTTCGGATAGCTCAAGTCCATTGCAAACCCTGCGGAGAAAGAGATCAAAACGGACTCCTCGATCATCCCCTTCGAATATCTCTGCATCTACAAGAGCCTCGCATCCCTCAGGTATGCGGTTTGCATGATGGAAACCCATATTTCGAATCGATTCACAGATCAACTCCATGTCGTTATCTGTGGTCAGTATGATATCCACATCCTTGGTCGCGACCTTCTCTCCCCTGAGCGCCATCGCACCTCCGCCAATCATGAACACCTTCACCTTTCTAGGAAGGCTTTCACCGATTCTTGATAATGCTCCTATTAGCTCCTCCCTTCCAAGCTGATCGATCATTTTAATACCCCATAATCTCGACGGAGTTGTTCGAACTCTTGCCTAGAGGGGAATTCGGTCCTCCTTACTTCCTTGCCCCTTAGGTACTTGACCATGTCGGAAATTATTGTCTCTAGTCCAAGTTGACGAGCCTCTTG from Methanomassiliicoccales archaeon includes:
- a CDS encoding HNH endonuclease, producing MRDTRETVSVKADKYIDYAKYMLSRMPSLENKTLEEIDSDIWIQALRDYKRSNRRHRTWDDLLNYRGYQVLRSVLVLNKNNYTCVYCRRASSSGLPMYVDHKEAKVLGGGEELENLQCTCMQCNQA